One bacterium DNA segment encodes these proteins:
- a CDS encoding PorV/PorQ family protein → MRKAMAGQAIRAGVLLLLLAAMPLAAQGVPQQEYSGLDKYLGQGRLNNSSFVGVRAAEFLTIPVGARGIGMGGAYTATVDDISAVWWNPAGLGFLQKKEVMLTVVDYTMDLNYSFAAAAFPIADGNVVVGGFFGYLDIPDMEITTVANPGGTGSMFRAYDFQMGGSLAYNFSDRFTGGLNLKYIHQDVMNNIGGNAFAIDAGAIYHTEFMEREIKFAFAIQNLGTNITMGGPNLIRAVGAEDREGGMPSGYQDFSTDPYSIAERGERYMMLRTHTYRLPSSVKMALSYSLLSSEKVNWLATAEMLRPSYIPLSYAAGTEMNYSYDPFLSFAIRTGWMFQTDEFDDKSDQFGYEYYGNDDGAFRGFSIGGGVQRIFGTRKICFNYAYKNKGRLSADNFFTMSFGF, encoded by the coding sequence ATGAGAAAAGCGATGGCCGGACAGGCCATTCGGGCGGGCGTGCTCCTGCTGCTGCTGGCCGCTATGCCGCTGGCTGCCCAGGGCGTCCCGCAACAGGAATACAGCGGCCTCGACAAGTACCTCGGGCAGGGACGGCTGAACAATTCCTCGTTCGTCGGGGTGCGGGCGGCCGAGTTCCTGACCATCCCGGTCGGGGCGCGCGGGATCGGCATGGGCGGTGCTTACACCGCGACGGTCGACGATATCAGCGCCGTGTGGTGGAACCCGGCCGGGCTGGGTTTCCTGCAGAAAAAGGAAGTCATGCTCACCGTGGTGGACTACACCATGGACCTGAACTATTCCTTCGCCGCCGCGGCTTTCCCGATAGCGGACGGCAACGTGGTGGTGGGAGGGTTCTTCGGCTACCTGGACATCCCGGACATGGAGATCACCACCGTGGCCAACCCGGGCGGCACGGGATCGATGTTCCGTGCCTACGATTTCCAGATGGGCGGGTCGCTGGCCTATAATTTCAGCGACCGCTTCACCGGCGGCCTTAACCTGAAATACATTCACCAGGACGTGATGAACAACATCGGCGGCAACGCTTTCGCCATCGACGCCGGGGCGATCTACCACACCGAGTTCATGGAACGCGAGATCAAGTTCGCTTTCGCCATCCAGAACCTGGGGACCAACATCACCATGGGCGGGCCGAACCTGATCCGGGCGGTGGGAGCCGAGGACCGCGAGGGCGGTATGCCCAGCGGCTACCAGGATTTCAGCACCGATCCCTATTCCATCGCCGAGCGCGGCGAGCGCTACATGATGCTGCGCACCCACACCTACCGCCTGCCCTCCTCGGTCAAGATGGCGCTCTCCTACAGCCTCCTGTCGAGTGAGAAAGTGAACTGGCTGGCCACGGCCGAGATGCTCAGGCCCAGCTACATCCCGCTGAGCTACGCCGCGGGCACCGAGATGAACTACAGCTACGATCCGTTCCTCTCGTTCGCCATCCGCACCGGCTGGATGTTCCAGACCGACGAGTTCGACGACAAGTCCGATCAGTTCGGTTACGAGTACTACGGCAACGACGATGGGGCGTTCCGTGGGTTCAGCATCGGCGGTGGCGTGCAGAGGATTTTCGGCACCCGCAAGATTTGTTTCAACTACGCCTACAAGAACAAGGGCCGTCTGTCCGCCGACAATTTCTTCACCATGTCGTTCGGATTCTGA
- a CDS encoding TonB-dependent receptor, which yields MQQSKVNGLLKAVLVGLALFAASLQAQLSTSKVEGTVRDKETGTPLQGVQVVIEGTRLGNITNADGYYFILNVPPGRRDISFNYTGYQKVTIREQLILAGQTITVNANLSSTVVQLEGITIEGESEILAPRDNTVTKHRLTTESLVETPATVLEDLLVQQAGVVTGGQGALARGVRIRGGRIGQEMMVVDGMPVRNQTALADRTDDNSVETGAQGQDVSPLELSTEAIEEVDILTGGFQAEYGNAQSGIINIVTKEGGPQLSGRVRFTTDEMNPRTADYGYNQLVTTIGGPIPGVPNLYFQGTGEIQGEADRTPTHADEGFRGINEDFVDYLNAAVANDPVLGLRKPAYTLDMFKTGHEFYASRTGGGLSLFSPSNPVRLPGNWGDRTLANGKITYSPIPSLKIIALNQWSRNQNSYPSGPAGDGDYFQTGIVTRKSGDPMWEAAWGRSPFFAKEPSRTELYIPQSQGRRVRANNMLFGGDWNFLQNSRQNALLQFRYSRFRTNEINSSMQAADWKRESTFMSWDAHDLRFEVERYPNREIQQGLETLDWYPDGAFENHDGERYETPFLVDTYSIYTLQYRYSREWQNNYKMDVDFQWNRTNRAKLGVQISDYDNDMFRVRQHVTKRNEMGEFRYQPKLFAAYLQNRTDLGDFVFDYGVRWDQFQPVDNWGINQSDPFGQSVSPTVFTEVSPRFNVGFPVTDRSQLRFSYGAFTQIPSFNVLFNYQEYGGNANPGGLGYSRTDAFEAGLSYLVNNDMVLDLVTYYRDINGDVSSNTFFIDQWLWHSEQRVRNWMSGYSNRDNGNVKGFDLTLKKRFSNNFSYNLIYTMQFVRTTGDNELGSRGYDAASNSMNLPPDELRPGSGDQTHKLTAQLNYQFPLDVQAGKWLSPVLREFGLYAVYQLNSGTPGGDAPGVPMAYRGRWYSNLDLRFSKNLGLGRTRRVQVFAEVFNALNRRDKAAYPKDYRLESYLHITGGADLQWNQLAEGDWERRARFQADFNGDGVLTDEEAGMGALANAVMMSTMDKRNWGTARQIRAGVDFSF from the coding sequence ATGCAACAATCCAAGGTTAACGGGCTTCTAAAGGCCGTCCTTGTGGGGCTTGCCCTGTTTGCGGCCAGCCTTCAGGCCCAGCTTTCCACCTCCAAGGTGGAGGGCACGGTGCGGGACAAGGAGACCGGCACTCCGCTGCAGGGCGTGCAGGTGGTCATCGAGGGCACGCGCCTGGGCAACATCACCAACGCCGACGGCTACTATTTTATCCTGAACGTCCCGCCCGGCCGTCGGGACATCTCGTTCAACTACACCGGCTACCAGAAAGTCACGATCAGGGAGCAACTGATCCTGGCCGGCCAGACCATCACGGTCAACGCCAATCTCAGCAGCACCGTGGTCCAGTTGGAAGGGATCACGATCGAGGGCGAGAGTGAGATACTCGCGCCGCGCGACAACACTGTCACCAAGCATCGCCTGACCACCGAGAGCCTGGTCGAGACCCCGGCCACCGTGCTCGAGGACCTGCTGGTCCAGCAGGCCGGCGTGGTCACGGGCGGCCAGGGCGCGCTGGCCCGCGGGGTGCGCATCCGCGGCGGCCGCATCGGCCAGGAGATGATGGTGGTCGACGGGATGCCGGTGCGCAACCAGACCGCACTGGCCGACCGCACGGACGACAACAGCGTCGAGACCGGCGCCCAGGGCCAGGATGTCAGCCCGCTGGAGCTTTCCACCGAGGCGATCGAGGAGGTGGATATCCTCACCGGCGGGTTCCAGGCCGAATACGGCAACGCCCAGTCCGGCATCATCAATATCGTCACCAAGGAGGGCGGCCCGCAGCTCAGCGGCAGAGTGCGGTTCACCACCGACGAGATGAACCCTCGCACCGCGGACTACGGCTACAACCAGCTCGTCACCACTATCGGCGGCCCGATCCCGGGTGTGCCGAACCTCTATTTCCAGGGCACCGGCGAGATCCAGGGCGAGGCCGACCGCACCCCGACTCATGCGGATGAGGGCTTCCGCGGGATCAACGAAGACTTCGTCGACTACCTGAACGCCGCAGTGGCCAACGACCCGGTCCTCGGGCTGCGCAAGCCGGCCTACACCCTGGACATGTTCAAGACCGGTCACGAGTTCTACGCCTCGCGCACCGGCGGCGGCCTGTCACTGTTCAGCCCGTCCAACCCGGTGCGTCTGCCCGGCAACTGGGGCGACCGCACCCTGGCCAACGGCAAGATCACCTACAGCCCGATCCCCAGTCTGAAAATCATCGCCTTGAACCAGTGGAGCCGCAACCAGAACTCCTATCCCAGCGGCCCCGCGGGCGACGGCGACTACTTCCAGACCGGGATTGTCACCCGCAAGAGCGGCGACCCGATGTGGGAAGCCGCCTGGGGGCGCAGCCCGTTCTTCGCCAAAGAGCCCTCCCGCACGGAGCTGTACATCCCGCAGAGCCAGGGCCGCCGTGTCCGGGCCAACAACATGCTGTTCGGCGGGGACTGGAATTTCCTGCAGAACTCCAGGCAGAACGCGCTGCTGCAGTTCCGCTACAGCCGCTTCCGCACCAACGAGATCAACTCCTCCATGCAGGCCGCGGACTGGAAGCGCGAGAGCACGTTCATGAGCTGGGATGCCCACGACCTGCGTTTCGAGGTGGAGCGCTACCCGAACCGCGAGATCCAGCAGGGATTGGAGACCCTGGACTGGTACCCGGACGGCGCGTTCGAGAACCACGACGGGGAGCGCTACGAGACGCCGTTCCTGGTGGACACCTACTCGATCTACACCCTGCAGTACCGCTACAGCCGTGAGTGGCAGAACAACTACAAGATGGATGTCGATTTCCAGTGGAACCGGACCAACCGGGCCAAGCTGGGTGTGCAGATCTCGGACTACGACAACGACATGTTCCGGGTCCGTCAGCATGTCACCAAGCGCAACGAGATGGGCGAGTTCCGTTACCAGCCCAAGCTGTTCGCGGCCTACCTCCAGAACCGCACCGACCTGGGCGATTTCGTCTTCGACTACGGCGTGCGCTGGGACCAGTTCCAGCCGGTGGACAACTGGGGAATCAACCAGAGCGATCCCTTCGGCCAGAGTGTCAGCCCGACCGTGTTCACCGAGGTGTCGCCGCGTTTCAACGTCGGGTTCCCGGTGACCGACCGCTCGCAGCTTCGTTTCAGCTACGGCGCGTTCACCCAGATCCCCAGTTTCAACGTGCTGTTCAACTACCAGGAGTACGGCGGCAACGCCAACCCGGGCGGTCTGGGCTACAGCCGCACGGACGCGTTCGAGGCGGGCCTGAGCTACCTGGTGAACAACGACATGGTCCTCGACCTGGTCACCTACTACCGGGACATCAACGGGGACGTTTCCAGCAACACATTCTTCATCGACCAGTGGCTGTGGCACAGCGAGCAGCGGGTGCGCAACTGGATGAGCGGCTACTCCAACCGTGACAACGGCAACGTGAAGGGCTTCGACCTGACCCTGAAGAAGCGCTTCTCGAACAACTTCTCCTACAACCTGATCTACACCATGCAGTTCGTCCGCACCACCGGCGACAACGAGCTGGGCAGCCGGGGCTACGACGCGGCCTCGAACTCGATGAACCTGCCGCCGGACGAGCTGCGCCCTGGCTCCGGGGACCAGACCCACAAGCTGACCGCACAGCTCAACTACCAGTTCCCGCTGGATGTCCAGGCCGGCAAGTGGCTCAGCCCCGTGCTCCGGGAGTTCGGTCTCTACGCGGTCTACCAGCTCAACAGCGGCACCCCCGGCGGTGACGCCCCCGGCGTGCCGATGGCCTATCGCGGCCGCTGGTACTCCAACCTCGACCTGCGCTTCAGCAAGAACCTGGGCCTGGGCCGGACCCGCCGCGTGCAGGTCTTCGCCGAGGTGTTCAACGCGCTCAACCGCCGGGACAAAGCCGCCTACCCCAAGGACTACCGGCTTGAGAGCTACCTGCATATCACCGGTGGGGCCGACTTGCAGTGGAACCAGCTCGCCGAGGGTGACTGGGAGCGCCGCGCGCGGTTCCAGGCCGATTTCAACGGCGATGGGGTCCTGACCGACGAGGAAGCCGGAATGGGCGCGCTGGCCAATGCGGTTATGATGAGCACGATGGACAAGCGCAATTGGGGCACCGCCCGGCAGATCCGCGCCGGAGTCGACTTCAGCTTCTGA
- a CDS encoding sigma-54 dependent transcriptional regulator, with the protein MRILFVDDEPQGRRVISSHLERELGHEVTQCGSGEEALALFRQRPFPMVLTDIRMPGMDGIELLRRIKSGPEGGSTDVLLITAHGDMESAITALREGAYDYLNKPVDLVELEAIVRRSAEHRSLIHENFELTHHFEERVAEATRDTHRQMDELLSAFAEAAGVARVGIFSSAMQEVVDMAQRLHQDRHIPVLIEGETGTGKEIVARMIHYGAGGVTTPFVAINCAAISPSLFESELFGYERGAFTGARTGGQMGKLELARGGTLFLDEIAEMPLNLQPKLLRVLQEREFYRVGGLKKISLDLRVICTSNRDLAAMVESGAFRRDLYYRLNIGRIHLSPLRERREEIGKLAFMFMARFAESRKRRFRVISPEALNLLERYPWPGNVRELENTIERVVLIHDAETLQPGHLDFLWPAATAQPAGSGARDPERAVLVTLPEKGFSLEGAELVIIRRILDMFGGNKSHAAEYLGITRSTLRLKLDKHSATAE; encoded by the coding sequence ATGCGGATACTGTTTGTGGATGACGAGCCGCAGGGACGCCGGGTGATCTCGTCCCACCTGGAGCGCGAACTGGGCCACGAGGTGACCCAGTGCGGCTCGGGGGAGGAGGCGCTGGCCCTGTTCAGGCAGCGGCCTTTCCCGATGGTCCTGACCGACATCCGGATGCCGGGCATGGACGGCATCGAGCTGCTGCGGCGGATCAAGAGCGGCCCGGAGGGCGGTTCCACGGATGTGCTGCTGATCACGGCCCACGGGGACATGGAATCCGCCATCACGGCCCTGCGCGAGGGGGCCTACGATTACCTGAACAAGCCGGTGGACCTGGTGGAGCTGGAGGCCATTGTCCGTCGAAGCGCCGAGCATCGGTCCCTGATCCACGAGAATTTCGAGTTGACCCACCACTTCGAGGAGCGTGTCGCCGAGGCCACCCGCGACACCCACCGTCAGATGGACGAACTGCTCAGCGCTTTCGCCGAGGCGGCCGGAGTGGCACGGGTGGGCATTTTTTCGAGCGCGATGCAGGAAGTGGTCGATATGGCCCAGCGCCTGCACCAGGACCGTCACATCCCGGTGCTGATCGAGGGCGAGACCGGAACGGGCAAGGAGATCGTGGCCCGCATGATCCACTACGGCGCCGGGGGAGTGACCACGCCTTTCGTGGCGATCAACTGCGCGGCGATCTCACCCTCGCTCTTTGAGAGCGAGCTTTTCGGGTACGAGCGCGGGGCTTTCACCGGGGCCCGCACGGGCGGGCAGATGGGCAAGCTGGAGCTGGCCCGGGGTGGGACTCTGTTCCTGGACGAGATCGCAGAGATGCCCCTGAACCTTCAGCCCAAGCTGCTGCGAGTGCTCCAGGAAAGGGAGTTCTACCGGGTGGGCGGGCTGAAGAAAATCAGCCTGGACCTGCGCGTGATCTGCACCTCCAACCGCGACCTGGCCGCGATGGTCGAGAGCGGGGCTTTCCGCCGTGACCTGTACTACCGCCTGAATATCGGGCGGATACATCTGAGCCCCCTGCGCGAGCGCCGGGAGGAGATCGGGAAACTGGCTTTCATGTTCATGGCCCGTTTCGCCGAGAGCCGCAAGCGCCGTTTCCGCGTGATCAGCCCGGAAGCGTTGAACCTGCTGGAGAGATACCCCTGGCCGGGCAATGTTCGCGAGTTGGAGAACACGATCGAGCGGGTGGTGCTGATCCACGACGCCGAAACCCTGCAGCCCGGGCACCTGGATTTCCTGTGGCCCGCCGCGACCGCCCAGCCGGCGGGCTCCGGCGCACGCGACCCGGAACGGGCGGTGCTGGTCACCCTGCCGGAGAAGGGTTTCTCCCTCGAGGGCGCCGAACTGGTTATTATCCGCAGGATCCTGGACATGTTCGGCGGCAACAAGTCCCACGCCGCCGAATACCTCGGCATTACCCGCAGCACCTTGCGCCTGAAGCTCGACAAGCATTCCGCCACGGCTGAATGA
- a CDS encoding response regulator: protein MGRNAKDILLIDDDRAFLKKAIRLLAFNGLSAASCSDPARALERWRCGRYRIVVTDYCMPGLNGLEVLSRLRSLDREVKTILLTGLEDEAVREAALAAGACAFIRKPLDLQEFVGALSGLLGQGTGRETQTDAVERLSPRNLEGPCRGNGPGQEGL, encoded by the coding sequence TTGGGGCGAAACGCGAAAGACATCCTGCTGATCGACGATGACCGTGCATTCCTGAAAAAAGCCATTCGCCTGCTGGCTTTCAACGGGCTGTCTGCGGCCTCCTGCTCCGACCCTGCCCGGGCGCTCGAACGATGGCGCTGCGGCAGGTACAGGATCGTGGTCACGGATTACTGCATGCCCGGGCTGAATGGCCTGGAGGTGCTCAGTCGGCTGCGCAGCCTGGACCGGGAGGTGAAAACGATCCTCCTGACCGGCCTGGAGGATGAGGCTGTCCGCGAGGCCGCCCTGGCCGCGGGGGCCTGTGCTTTCATCCGCAAGCCGCTCGACCTGCAGGAATTTGTGGGGGCGCTGTCCGGCCTTCTGGGGCAGGGAACCGGCAGGGAAACGCAGACGGATGCGGTGGAACGACTGTCACCCCGGAACCTTGAGGGACCTTGCCGCGGCAACGGTCCGGGACAGGAGGGCCTATGA